The following nucleotide sequence is from Barnesiella viscericola DSM 18177.
TCATACGACTGGTTATTATGCTAAGTTGGTCGGATTCGCAGCCTGCAAATCCTCCGGCAAATCGGTTTCGCGTTCCGACTTGATATTATTTCCCGTATCCTTGACGGCATATCGGCTCACGCTGAGCATGACACCGAAGCCGAAACTCATCATCCAGATGGAGGTACCTCCCTTGCTGATCAGCGGCAACGGCTGACCCGAAACGGGGAATACCCCTACCACGATGGCCATGTTGAACAGGGCCTGCAACACAATCATCACCGCCATTCCCATCACCAACAGGGCCGGGAAGGCTTTGGTACACCGCCGGGCGATGAGGCCGGCCCGCGCCAGAATCATGAGATAGACCAGCAACAGGCCCACACCACCGACAACGAAACCCAGGTCCTCGATGATGATGGCATAGATGTAGTCGGAGAAGGCCAACGGCAATCGCGACGACTCCCGGCTGTTGCCGGGCCCTACGCCCGTGATGCCGCCGTGAGCCATGGCCATGGCGGCCCGATGCTCCTGCAAGTTCTGCGGGGTGGTCTCCTTCTCATACTCGGGAGTGGGGTCGAAGAAGTCCTCCAACCGGCTTTCCCAGGTAGACGAACGGGCTATCACCTTACCCCCCTTCTCCTCACCCGCGGCGGCAACGGCCTCGGTCTCGGCCGGCGCCTTCATCTCGGTGATGAGGTCTTTGGCCTGCATCACCGCCAGAGCCAAGATGACATAGACCAGGAAGATACCTATCAGCTTGTACCACTCTACACCGCCGATGAGCATCATGCACACGCTTATCCCGATGAACAGCAGGGTGTTGGTCAATCCCTGGGTAAAGAGCAGGCCGCTGAAAACCGTCACCAGCCCCACCACCCACAGGACGCCCTTCATGTTCACGCCCCGTTTGATCTGCGACTTGGCCAGCACCGTGGCCATGGCCAGCACGATGGTCACCTTGGCCACCTCCGACCCCTGCAACGAGATGCCCAGCACCGAGATGGTGCGCTTGGCACCGTTGATGGTATCGCCCCAAAAGAGGATACACACCAGCAGCAAGATGGCCAGCGGTATCATCACATAGGCCAGCACCTTGAACCACTTGTAGTGAATCTTCGAGGTGACATAGGTAATGAGGAATCCCGAGAAGAGAAGCATCACATGCTTGATGATGGGCGAATAGACATCGCCTCCCGTAATCTCGCGGCTGATGGCGCTGTAC
It contains:
- a CDS encoding FtsW/RodA/SpoVE family cell cycle protein — translated: MNVESVEKSRRSDPYIWGIIIILYIVSVIEVYSAISREITGGDVYSPIIKHVMLLFSGFLITYVTSKIHYKWFKVLAYVMIPLAILLLVCILFWGDTINGAKRTISVLGISLQGSEVAKVTIVLAMATVLAKSQIKRGVNMKGVLWVVGLVTVFSGLLFTQGLTNTLLFIGISVCMMLIGGVEWYKLIGIFLVYVILALAVMQAKDLITEMKAPAETEAVAAAGEEKGGKVIARSSTWESRLEDFFDPTPEYEKETTPQNLQEHRAAMAMAHGGITGVGPGNSRESSRLPLAFSDYIYAIIIEDLGFVVGGVGLLLVYLMILARAGLIARRCTKAFPALLVMGMAVMIVLQALFNMAIVVGVFPVSGQPLPLISKGGTSIWMMSFGFGVMLSVSRYAVKDTGNNIKSERETDLPEDLQAANPTNLA